Below is a genomic region from Brassica rapa cultivar Chiifu-401-42 chromosome A08, CAAS_Brap_v3.01, whole genome shotgun sequence.
AATCCAAGGTTCGTAGTTTAAGATGATAGCTACAACAGTTTAGTCTTTGTTTTCAAGGGGCTAGTTGTTTGGTTTGAGCATAATGTTTCATCTGACATTTCTTGCAGGAGCTATTACAAGTGCACAGCTCCAGGATGCCCAGTGAGAAAACACGTGGAGAGGGCATCACATGACCCAAAAGCTGTAATAACAACATACGAAGGCAAACACAATCACGATGTTCCCACTTCAAAGTCTGGCAGCAGCAACCATCATGAAATCCAGCCTCGGTTCAGACCACCAGATGAAACAGACACCATAAGCCTCAATCTCGGAGTTGGAATCTCGTCTAATGGACCTAACGAGAACCAACAACTCGTCAACCAGACTCACCCAAATGGAGTCGGATTCAGGTTTGTTCATGCAGCTCCCGTATCAACTTACTATGCTAGTATGAATCAGTATGGCCCTAGAGAAACCCAGAGCGAGACTCAAAACGGTGACATCTCGTCCCTGAACCATTCTTCATCTTACCCGTATCCGCATAACAACATAGGGAGAATACAAACGGGTCCTTAGAAGACAAAAAGGAAACAACACTCTTCTTAGGTTTAGGAATGGAATGAAACATGGTTTCTATATGATTCCTCCATCACTGCAGAGGAGCTGATCTTGATTTATACTTATCTCCCactatataatatttgtatTGTGTGTCACCTGTTTTGAATGTGCTGTAAAAACACACAAGATGTTAATGCTTTTATCAGTATAATActactataaaaaaaaactctttcttcTTCGTCTTGGTAATGCATATAAGTAGTTATATGATTTCTCCAGATTGAACAAGTCATGATCTTCCACATGTTCAACACCTCTTATTTTATGTGCAATTTGTTAAAGACCAAAACCCGTTCCTACGGACAAAAGTCATTAACCTTACTCACTGCGTGGTCTTGAAGCAGACAAGTACACAAGTTTTGCCCATTTAGATAGGAATATAGGATAGTATGATTTGTCCTTTTTGGTCAAGAATCTATCGTCATCGATCCTCGAGATGCAAACTTTGGTGAAATCCAGACCATTCAACAAGTCTCTTTAAAGCATCGGATCTGGACGGTGATGCTTCCTCAGACATCCATCCGACGTGGCATTTAACTGTATTTAAAATTTGGTTTTGCGTCCGAATCCTtttcatttctctctctctctccgcataaacaaagaaaaagctATTTGGTTCTGTTCCGAAGAAAGGCAAAAGAAAAGAAGTACAGTAAACTCAGTGCCTAGCGTTGAGACAAGTGAGGTAAGATTCCAAAGTCTTGTGCTTTTATAACCCTGTGGTTGCGCTGACTGTGTGTTTCGTGCTTTGTTTGAAGTCGCATGCTCTTTTGATTGTGTGAGACGAGAAGTTAGGGTTTCGTATCGTATGTGCTTCTTTTGATCTGTGAATTTCGATTTTGTGAGAATCTACTGCCTTTATGTTCCTGTTTGACGCTGTAACGTTACCTGCAAAATGCACGAATTTGACTAATTTTGAGAGATTCAAGTGAAAAGAGATGAGGATCTTTGTGTGTGATTCTTTTTGATCTTCTTGTTCAGATCTAAAGTAGGAATAGGAGATAATTATGGAACACGCATGTGATCTAAACTAGATTTCTCTCActgtttctttttggttttttttttttttgcatatatgCCAAGTCAACGCGTTTaacaagttttttaaaaatgggaTTGATGTTCTGTTTTTGCTACTGTTTGGGTGTAGTTTCAGTTCAGAAGATGATGAATTTGTTTATAGGGATCGTTTGGTTTCTGCTATCTCACCAAAGTTGATAATCATGAACTTGGTTTCTCTTGCAGGCTTTGATATCTCACCGGGGAGTGGAAAAAGATCTACTCAACTGTTTTAACAATGGGGGAAGAAGATACAAAGGCAACCGTTGAGCCAACCGCAACAGATACTAGCTCTCTTGAAAAGTCATCAGAGGAGAAGGCTGGCGGTAAGGAAACACATGAAGAGCCTAAGAAGGGTGAGGAGAAGGCGGCTGAACCAGAGAAAATGGAGATAGATGCTGAGataaagaaagatgaagagttAGTGGTTAAGAGTAACGAAGAGGTTGCTGGGACTGATAAAATGGAAGAGGACGTTACTGTGACCAAAGATGAGGGACAAGCAGAGGCTACCAAGATGGATGAAGATGCAAATGGACAGAAAGAGCAAACTGATGATGGTGTTTCTGGAGGTGGTGCTGTGGAAGATACTGTGATGAAGGAAAATGTGGAATCTAACAATGCCAAAGATGATGAAAAGGAAGAGAGTATTACCGAAGCAGATCAGAATAAAGCTGGGAAAGAATCAGAGGAGGATGTAAAAAATGAAGGTGATAAGGCAAACGGAACAAAAGATGAGAAGGCAGGAGATATCGAAGAGGAAGATAAAAAGGTGGAGACTGTTGATGAAAATAACAAGGAGCAGAATAAGGAGGAGGATTTGGCTGAAGaagggaaagaagaagaagataaggaAGTTGAAAAGGCAAAGGTGGAAGATGAAGAAAGAAGTGAGGATGAGAATGACAATGAACAAGTGGAGAGTCAACCTGCAAaggaagatgagaaagaagagACAAATGATGATAAGGAAGATGAGAAAGAGAAGAACAAGAGTTCTAAGAAGCGTGGGAAAGGAAAGAGTTCTGGTGAAAAGATTCGCAAGAAGACAAAGGATGAGGAAGAAAAAAAGGATTCAGAACCAAAGACTCCTTTCTCTGATCGCCCTGTGCGTGAGCGCAAATCTGTTGAGAGGCTTGTCGCAGTGATTGATACAGACTCTTCCAAAGAATTCCGTATCGAAAAGGTTTGCCAATACTTCCCTAAGCTGAGTAGAACTTCGTTGCTAGATGTGCTCATAATTATCTTTTGGATATTGCAGGGGCCAGGTGCATATCTCAAAGACATTCCCAGCGGTATGTTCATGCTATGTCAATATTCTTTTGAAATGTTTCTCGTTGAGTTTAGCAATTCCGCTGGTTCAGAAGCAAAGTTTCCTGCTaaccaaaattaaaaatcataagCAACATTTAAATACCTTTATTGGTTCCATTTTGTTCATGTAATCTGTAGTTGAAACGAAATAGATAACTTGAACGTTTCTCTGTAGTTGCTTACAAGGTAACTAGGAAGAAGTCTGATGAGACTCTGAAGTTGCTGCACACCATTCTATTTGGTGGGAGGAGAGGGAAGGTGAGTGTCATATTTTTCCGCTCCAATAGTCTTAATTCTAAACTGTCAATCGCATGCATACTCTTGAGGGTTATCAGTAGCTGTTTGAACACAGGTTCTGTAGCTCTTTTGTTAGCATCAAGTCTGCTAATCATGTTTATGTATGGCTCATTACTTAATGTTTTAACAGGCTCCTCAGGTCAAGACAAACATATTGAGCTTCTCAGGTTTTGTATGGCATGGAAATGAGGTGTGCAACATCACACATGAACATTATTTTTATGTATACCTTTGCCTTGTGTATAATTGTGTCTTTGGTATTTGCAGGAAAaggcaaaagaaaaaataaaagagaagtttGATAAATGTATCAAAGACAAACTGGTGGAGTTTTGCGAAATGTTTGACATACATGTTACCAAGGCTACAACAAAGGTCATTAATCTCTAAGCTCTTGTTCTTGAGATTCATTGTTTTCTTGCGTGAATAGTTAGGCTTCATGTGACCAAGTTATGATAATTCATTTCCCCATTGAATCAAATACGTCAACTTATTGTTGCATGTTTTCTCATCACAGGAAGATATCGTCACGAAACTGTTTGAGTTTTTGGAGAAACCTCATGCGAAAGGCGACGCTCCAGCTAGTGAGAAAGAGAAGGTATTTTTGTgttgaaaacattttttatttagaatttacTTGTGCCTCTTGCATTCTCATTAAAGATTCTGCTGATACAGTCAAGTAAGGGAGCCAAACGCAAGAGAACTCCCAAGAAAAGCTCGCCTGCAGCTGTGACTTCATCCTCCAAACGATCAGCAAAGGTATGAATGCGTAGCTTAGAGTCTCAGTACTGCTTATCTTTAACTGTCCATCTCTGACTATATTATTTCCACTGCCTTTGCAGAGCCAACGAAAGTCTGAAGAAGGAACAAAGGCTGCCAAAAAGAGTTTAGCTCTTTCTGAAGATGAGTCTGAAGAGGAGAAAGaggaagaaaaacaagaaaaggaGCAGAAGAGTGCAGAAGAGGAGGAGAATGAAAATGGTATTCCCGATAAATCTGAGGATGAAGCACCTCAGCCTTCTGAAAGCGAGGAGAAAGATGAATCTGAGGAAGAGGAAAcgccgaagaagaagaagaaacgtgGTTCTAAACTATCAGCTGAGAAGAAAGAATCAGCAGGGAGAGCCAGGAACAAGAAAGCGTCTGTCGCTGCAAAAGCCAGTCCACCCGAGAAAGTTACACAGAAGCGATCATCAGCAAAACGAAAGAAGACAGATGATGACAGTGATACAAGTCCAAAGGCGTCCTCTAAGAGGAAGAAGTCTGAAAAAGCTACCAAGGCCTCCACCTCTACCCCTTCAAAGTCTGCATCAAAAGAGAAGCCAGGTTTGGATACTGTCCTCTTTTTCTTTATCTTCCACTAAGATGATTGCTTAGGTAGAATACATCATGTGTGGGAGAGTGTAGGGTACTTTGTTTGCAGAAGCTAGCCAAAGCTAATATTGCTGTCACTAATGTCTTTTAACACCATCTTAATCTGTGGGTTTGTGCCTATGCTAGAAGTTAAAGGAGCTGGAAAAGGGAAAGAAAAAACCAAAGGGCCAAGTGATAAAGTGCTGAAGAATGCAATCATTAAGATACTGAAAAGGGTCGACTTTAATACGGTGAGTTCATATCTCAGCCTTTAATATTCGAGACAGTTTTAACTACTACTTGGGATTCTTCAGAACAAACTTTTTGGTTGCATAAAAATTCCTGCATTTTCTGAAGGCTGATTAGAGTTTCTTGTAAAATATCTATACAAACTGTGAATTATCTACTTATATAGATAACCTTATAAGATCATTGTTGTTCTTCTACAGGCTACATTCACGGACATCATCAAAGAACTTGGTATGAACAGATTGGTTTCACTctatcattattttcttcagTGTTATCTTGTCAGATTCTGATTATGTATGGTAACACACATTGTTTCACCTATATTTCAGGGAAGGAGTTCAAAGATGATCTCACCCCAAGAAAGTTATCTATAAAGCTGATGATCCAAAGTGAGCTCACCAAATTAGCAGAAGAGGCTGAAGAAGAAAAGAtagaagatgagaaagaagaggatgcagagaagaagaaagcaggAGGGTCTACTGGTActgagaaagagaaagaagaggatGCAGAGAAGGAGAAAGCAGAAGGGTCTGCTGGTAGTGTGAAGGAGAAAGAAGAGGAAACAGTGAAGGAGAAAGCAGGAGGGTCTGCTGGTAGTGTGAAGGAGAAAGAAGAGGAAACAGTGAAGGAGAAAGCAGGAGGGTCTGCTGGTAGTGTGAAGGAGAAAGATGAGGAAACAGTGAAGGAGAAAGCAGGAGGGTCTGCTGGTAGTGTGAAGGAGAAAGATGAGGAAACAGTGAAGGA
It encodes:
- the LOC103834839 gene encoding DNA ligase 1 isoform X2 — its product is MGEEDTKATVEPTATDTSSLEKSSEEKAGGKETHEEPKKGEEKAAEPEKMEIDAEIKKDEELVVKSNEEVAGTDKMEEDVTVTKDEGQAEATKMDEDANGQKEQTDDGVSGGGAVEDTVMKENVESNNAKDDEKEESITEADQNKAGKESEEDVKNEGDKANGTKDEKAGDIEEEDKKVETVDENNKEQNKEEDLAEEGKEEEDKEVEKAKVEDEERSEDENDNEQVESQPAKEDEKEETNDDKEDEKEKNKSSKKRGKGKSSGEKIRKKTKDEEEKKDSEPKTPFSDRPVRERKSVERLVAVIDTDSSKEFRIEKGPGAYLKDIPSVAYKVTRKKSDETLKLLHTILFGGRRGKAPQVKTNILSFSGFVWHGNEEKAKEKIKEKFDKCIKDKLVEFCEMFDIHVTKATTKEDIVTKLFEFLEKPHAKGDAPASEKEKSSKGAKRKRTPKKSSPAAVTSSSKRSAKSQRKSEEGTKAAKKSLALSEDESEEEKEEEKQEKEQKSAEEEENENGIPDKSEDEAPQPSESEEKDESEEEETPKKKKKRGSKLSAEKKESAGRARNKKASVAAKASPPEKVTQKRSSAKRKKTDDDSDTSPKASSKRKKSEKATKASTSTPSKSASKEKPVKGAGKGKEKTKGPSDKVLKNAIIKILKRVDFNTATFTDIIKELGKEFKDDLTPRKLSIKLMIQSELTKLAEEAEEEKIEDEKEEDAEKKKAGGSTGTEKEKEEDAEKEKAEGSAGSVKEKEEETVKEKAGGSAGSVKEKEEETVKEKAGGSAGSVKEKDEETVKEKAGGSAGSVKEKDEETVKEKAGGSAGSEKEKEEEAVKEKAGVSADGEEVKS
- the LOC103834839 gene encoding DNA ligase 1 isoform X1: MGEEDTKATVEPTATDTSSLEKSSEEKAGGKETHEEPKKGEEKAAEPEKMEIDAEIKKDEELVVKSNEEVAGTDKMEEDVTVTKDEGQAEATKMDEDANGQKEQTDDGVSGGGAVEDTVMKENVESNNAKDDEKEESITEADQNKAGKESEEDVKNEGDKANGTKDEKAGDIEEEDKKVETVDENNKEQNKEEDLAEEGKEEEDKEVEKAKVEDEERSEDENDNEQVESQPAKEDEKEETNDDKEDEKEKNKSSKKRGKGKSSGEKIRKKTKDEEEKKDSEPKTPFSDRPVRERKSVERLVAVIDTDSSKEFRIEKGPGAYLKDIPSVAYKVTRKKSDETLKLLHTILFGGRRGKAPQVKTNILSFSGFVWHGNEEKAKEKIKEKFDKCIKDKLVEFCEMFDIHVTKATTKEDIVTKLFEFLEKPHAKGDAPASEKEKSSKGAKRKRTPKKSSPAAVTSSSKRSAKSQRKSEEGTKAAKKSLALSEDESEEEKEEEKQEKEQKSAEEEENENGIPDKSEDEAPQPSESEEKDESEEEETPKKKKKRGSKLSAEKKESAGRARNKKASVAAKASPPEKVTQKRSSAKRKKTDDDSDTSPKASSKRKKSEKATKASTSTPSKSASKEKPEVKGAGKGKEKTKGPSDKVLKNAIIKILKRVDFNTATFTDIIKELGKEFKDDLTPRKLSIKLMIQSELTKLAEEAEEEKIEDEKEEDAEKKKAGGSTGTEKEKEEDAEKEKAEGSAGSVKEKEEETVKEKAGGSAGSVKEKEEETVKEKAGGSAGSVKEKDEETVKEKAGGSAGSVKEKDEETVKEKAGGSAGSEKEKEEEAVKEKAGVSADGEEVKS